The Balaenoptera acutorostrata chromosome 2, mBalAcu1.1, whole genome shotgun sequence genomic sequence CCGGCTTGGTGCCGCTGGGGACCCTCGGGACCAACGAAATAGCGTAGTACTCTGCGCCCCACCGGGCGGCACCGGGTCCGCATGGTGCCTGAACGGCAGTCGAGCTGGGCCGGGTTTCAGGGGGCCTCGTGTGTCTCCGCAGCGGCGGCGGCGCTCACGCCCTTCACCGTGACCCGGCGCATCGGCCACCCTTACCAGAACAGGACGCCGCCCAAGCGTAAGAAGCCGCGCACGTCCTTTTCTCGGGTGCAGATCTGCGAGCTGGAAAAGCGCTTCCACCGCCAGAAGTATCTGGCCTCGGCCGAGAGGGCGGCGCTCGCTAAGTCCCTCAAAATGACGGATGCGCAGGTCAAGACCTGGTTCCAAAACCGGAGGACCAAGTGGCGGTGAGAGAGGCCCGGCCCGGCCTACCTTGCACCGGCCCTTCGCCCACCCCGTGCCGGAGCCTCGCGTTCTCCCCACCCTGAGCTACCCCCTACTCGCCCTCCTAGGGCTgcacctcccccctccttcccaggTTTTATCTCCCAGCTCGCCCTCCCGCGCGCCTGTCCTCACCCGCGTCTGGAATTCTCCTCCATTCCCATCCCTGTGTCGCTTTCTTGAGCCTCTCCAACTCTCTCGGTGTTTTATTCGGTCTCCTGCGCTCGCTCGGTTTCCTCTCACCTGCTCCCCCCcaacaccccaccccatcccgggCCTCTCGCGCTCCGCTAAACCCTCCCGCTTGCCCCCTGCCTTTCCGATTCCCGACAATCCGCGCGGGGCTCCGGGTTCCCGCTCTAGCTCCCCTTCCCGACTCCAGCCCTGTTTTTATCCGATCGCTCTTTCGATCCAACCCGTGAACGGCGAAGCGATCGCGTCCTGCAAGAGGGGTTTGAGACAGAGCCTGGGAGAACCGGATGAGGCTGACCGGACCCGGGGACACCGCGAGGTGCAGAGCCTGCCCGCCCACCCGCGGACCCCAGTGACCCGGCTGCCTGTAGGGCCTAGTCAGTTACACACACGCCCTGCCCTTGTTACCCCGCAAAGAAACAATCTTTGTTGTTGGCGAAGCCACAATACCCGGGTGTGCAAGTGGGCGGCGGGCGGAGTTTCCTCCCGGCGATCTCCCCGCGCACAACAAAAACAAACGATCCCAACCCACTCCCCGGACCCGCGGGTCCCCGGCGCACAACGCCGGCGGGGAGGCAGACTGACTCTGCGCCTCAAGGCTCCCGGCTGGCCTTGGCTCCCGGGCGGGTGGGGGCCCCGCCGGCGGCCCCGCGGTGCCGGGTGCCTGACGGtgctgtccctctccctcccccggtGCAGGCGGCAGACGGCGGAGGAGCGGGAGGCGGAGCGGCAGCAGGCGAGTCGGCTCATGCTGCAGCTGCAACACGACGCCTTCCAAAAGAGCCTCAACGACTCTATCCAGCCCGACCCGCTCTGTCTGCACAACTCTTCGCTCTTTGCTCTGCAGAATCTGCAGCCCTGGGAGGAGGATAGCTCCAAGGTCCCCGCCGTCACCTCTCTGGTGTGAGCCGCCAGCGCGCACCGTCACCAAGTATCGCCGCCCCGACCCGGCGGGGCGCCCAGGCCCCCCAGCCGGGCTGGGGGGGAATAGAGGCCGAGACGGGAAGGGCCAGCCAAGCTCAAGTAGGCCCCGGGGCGCGGCCGCATCCCCGCCGCCTGCGCAGGGGGGGCTGGGCCCGGGCTCCGCGCGACTGCACAATCCgagcccccgccccgcgcccagTCCCGCCCCAGGCCCGGGCCTGACAAAGAAAGCGCCTTACGTTTCTCCGCCCCTCGCCCGCAGCCCCCGGGCCGGGCGCCTGTATTATACTTTGTACTTTTGCCCAAACgtgtaaataataaaagttttggCTTTTTTCTTTAGAAACCGGCCACCTGCTTCCCCCGCGGGGGCCACTGGAGGAGGGGCGGCCGATCAGGCGACTGGGGGAAgcgccaggggctggggcaccCTGCGTTGAGGCTGGGTCCACCCTTCTCCTTTTCCGTTCCTTTTATTTAAGtcgttttatttaataaaaaagttAGCTATTTCACTTAACGCCGCTTTTATTTCGTTTTCGTTCCAATAATGCTCGGCGACCCCCGACCCTGCGCCCCACCCCTGCGGCGGTAGAGGCCGAGCGGCGGTGTGCGGGCGCGCGTCCACTTCTCCGAGCCTCGTCGGTATTCGCCTCAGCTCGAACCCCGGCTCGGGGCCCCGCGGAGGATCCGCGGTGCAGGTCAGTGCGTGCCGGCCGCCCGCAGTCCGGGTGCCCGCGGGATGGGGTGGACGTGGGAAGGGCACTCTAGGCTCAGAGGTCGCAGAGCAGTGCCATGCAGAGTTGGGAAGTGAAAGGCCCCGCCTGGACGGGTACTTAGGCCGTCCCAAGTCAAACCCACCTAAGGGGTGGGAGGCACGGTGACCTCGAACTTCCTGGGACGCGAAGCCCacgcctcctccctcccacagccCACAACCCActgtcctctctctttctctagagAGGCCCTGGGCGGGCCCTTCCGACCGGTTTGAGAGGATCTGGGCGCACTGCGCGCGGGCTGTGCACGCAGAGCAGGCGCGCTTCCTGGCTCTCCAAACGGTCGGCGTCTGGGGAGCAAGTGTAGCGCACAACCCCGGGACACCCTCGCCCTTCTGGGTTGCGTGGGACCGCAGGTGGAGCGTGATGTCATGTGACTTCACTGCCGCCGTGGTGGCGTCACTAGacaggagggggcggggcgccCGGAACGCCCAGTACCCCAAACCCAGGTGTGAAAGCGGCGTGGCCCAGTACACCCGCTTTACCTCGGCTCAAAAGCTAGAAGTTTCGGGATCACGAGATCTGGAGCAGGTGGCCCCTTATGACAACGACAAACACACACTCGCAGCGTCTGTGAACATTTCATCTTGCtcgttgattttttttccttttatcattctccctttcagtttttttaaaacttttcttattttctggcctctccatttctttctccacaatattcagtttcctcctctatttGGTACTCTTGGTCTCTGTTACTAtatctttttaacttttctttccagttttatgtTCCTCTGTATAGTTCGTTCTctattgctttcagtttttcatctttctttgtcCTATCCTTTCTCCCATTTCCGACTCTCGCGTCCTCTCTCCTTATTTCCCTCCTCTCTTTTTGTACTTGTTTTCCCCTTCTTGTCTTCCAAAATCTCTTTGCCTCTGCCTCTCTCCGTCccggtctctgtctctctccttccctcctccaggccGAGCTCCCTGGTGCTCCTTAAGGCTAAACCCTTCTGGGTGCGATCCCAGAGGCCCTGTAGCAGCCCCGCCAGCCTCATCGCCCTGCCTCCCTCGGGGCCTCGCGGCACCCTGCGGGCTCGGGTATTTGGGCGCCTTCGTTGCAGGCGGGCAGCGGAATTGTCTGCACTGGCAGGCCTCTAGGAAGGGGAGGGAGTCTAAGAAAGAGCTGGAGCTGCAGCGTTTCTGCCCTCATCCCCACCTCCAAGCCCTGGGGACTCACAGACACCCCAGCGAAGAACTAGGGTGACTCAGAGCTTCAGGTCTCTTCCTTGGGTGTTTTCCTGAAATGCTTCTATTTTCtccgctaaaaaaaaaaaaaaaaaaaaaaaaatcgtagtAAACGCCGTCATCAGGATGGGAAAGGTTGGCCCTTCCGCTGGGGACTTGAATATCTAAAAACCAGAGCGACCTTCTTTGCCTTTGCTGAACAAGCAGCCCATCCCTCGGGCACTGGCATCGCTTTCTATTTTCCCTCACTTTTATTCTATTCCTCCATAACAGGGCttagtggtttttgtttttttctaaattatgtttgttGTTCTACCAGAGGGACCCTCGATTCTCGGGCCTTTTTGGGGAATGCACACACATCTTTTTCCCTCTCTGGTGCCTGACTTTGCGCAAAGGTCTCTGAACGAGAGGCCCGCCGGGGTGGGCTTTCAGGCAGGCCCGGGACAGGGACCCAGTGCCGCTGCGGCCCtagggaggagggggcagtttTTCCCCAACCAGTGACTCCGCGGGCGTTTGCTCTCCCTGAGCGCTTTGTCCCAGCGAAGCCTTGCCCAGCCAGAGAACGGCTAGGGGTCTCTTCAAGTTAGGGGGGCTCAGCCCACTTGTGTGTGGCCGGGTGGCGACTGTCTCCCAACCACGCGCACCCAGGGCAGTGAGGACGCCCCCAACAGGTGGGAGGAATTGCTGAGCCAAGCCAGGGCTTTTAGCGCCTACCGCCCTCCTCCCACTGTGCAAAGCCAGGAGGTCGCCGCCGTTTCCACTGCGGCTGCGCCGGATGAGAGCCCGAGGACGCCCCGCTAAGGGGcacagctcccagtccccacacCAGGAGGACGGTGAGGCACAGTCGCGGCGCGGAAATACCCGGACCAGGCACGCGGCCCTGAAGCTGAGTTTAGGAGAACGGGAATCGAGTAGGCTGGGAGGCCCACATGGGCGTCTCCTTCTGGATCGTCTCCCAACATGAGGCCCCACCTCGGCCGGAGGAAGCGCCTGAGGCTCTGGAGGCAGGCGGGTGAGTGTGGACCTTCAGCCCGGCCAACGTCCCCGGAGGGGATTGAGGACAAGAAGCAGCCGGCCTTGGGCAAGGGCTGGAGACTTCGCCTCGTCGCCCTTCCCCACGGCCTTCCGTAGTCTCGTTTGGAGGGTCTCTGAAGctgcacccattttacagatgccgGACAAGAAGGCAAGAGGCAGCTTCGCGACCCAGGCGGACTGGTCGCGGGAGCTCTCCCCGAGCGCCGGTTGCTGGGATCCACCCGCGGGCAGAGTGGAGGCGGGGGTTGGGCCCCAGGCTTCCGCAAAGAGGGGCGAGGCTGCTCCGCCCAGGCACGCGGAGTTAGACCTGACCGCAGCCGGTGGCGTCTGGGGTTGGGCGATGCAGTGGGGACCCGGGCGGGTCAGAcccggggagggaggagggagagagagacaggaactCTGGGGCTGGCCGCTCGCTTCCCGAAAGAGGGAGTGATTCCCCTTCAGCAGCTCCCTGTACAACGCCGGCCGCGGACCGCGAGCTGTGCACGCAGTGTGTGGTTGACGATGACCCGCACCACGTCTCTGCGAGATTTGGATGcccctccccattttacagttgacaaAACTAAGGCTCAAAGAAGTCAGAAATTAGTTCTGGGTCGCGCATCGCCGGCGGACTGgcgctccctccccacccccaaacagaGCGCTCTAATACTTGGGAGGACTTTGCTTAGCGAAGGATAGGAAGGTGGCCTAGGGGACACCTGCAGACACCCTGACACCAGGCCCAGCGGTCACAGTGAGGCAGAAGGGCCTTCCTGCTCCGGCTTGCGTGGTGGACTCGGGCTCTGAGTTCCAAGGGCGCCAGCGCCTATCGCCTCCCAGGCTTGCGAGCGTTTGCCGTCGGTGCAGGAGCTGGGAGACGAGCTGAGGTCGCCCCAGCTCATCGGTAAGACCGGAGTCCACACTGCACCCTTGGGCCGGGCAACCTCCGCCAGCCCGCCCGCCTGCCTCGGCAGTTCCTCGAGCAGTTGGGGCCTGCGGCCCTTCTCTCGGACTTGAGGCCTAAGGACGCGCAGCCTGGCCCAGGAGGGTCCGGCCACCAAATGCGCCGTTTCAGCGGCCGGCCCTGGGCTGCAGCAGGCAGTGCGCATCTGTTCGCCGCGCAGCTAGGCGCTCCGGTTAGGGACCTCGGGATGTGGCCTCGGACTGCCCGCCGAGACCTCCAGGCCAAGGACCGGGCCTAGGTTGCGAGAAAGCTGAAGGGGACCTTCGCCAAAATCCCAGTCTCAGCCTCAGCGCAAACGCAAACAGAACAAGGCCAGAGAAGGGCCGGCGTGGTGCAGGGGCCCGCGTTCTGGAGAGCGAGGGTTTCTCAACACCGAAGGCGACTTTCCTTTTACGAAATCTTCCGGCTCGCGGCGCCGAGGCCCCCCACGTTTCCAAGCACCTACTCGGTTATGAGCGGTTCCTCTCAGCGAAGTCCAGACTCAGTAGCGCACTTTCTTTGTTCAGACACTCGCAAAATCCTCCTGGAATTGCCACAGTGATCCTTGCCTTCCCTCGTGCCACCCAGCCGGTGGTGGCACGGATTTCTCTGCTCAGTTTTGTCACTCCCTTGCTGTGTGGCCCTGCGAACGTGGCTttggtttctgcatctgtaaaattaggGCTACATAGTCATTAAGGAGTCTTccagggaaaatgaaaaaaacccatGGCTTATGGTACAGCTGATCTTCAATTTATTATGAGAatagaagcatttaaaaatatactaatgGATGAGGAATCTAATTAAACACCTAACTGCGTAGGGGTTTATTCAGAGTTGTTGCTATTTTGGACGAAAGAGCAGGAATGGGGAAGGACCCCACTGAGGTCAATTCTCCTGCAGTCACTGAAGGTGGAGAGTTGGTGGAGAAGTCATCTGGGAAACTGGGCCTGCGTTGATCTGGTTAGAGGTTGCAGTATCCTGGTGTTACCCTGAGATCCGTAGCCATATCTGCCTCTCACTTGAGTTGCAATGACTGGACAAAGTTGTTCTTGTGTCAGACTGGCTGCCAATTAATGAGTTACTTATTAAACCCTTTTAATATGCTCCCAACTGGTgcggagaggaagaagaaaaaccatatttgAACAGAATATTTGTTCAGAGGTTTTCATACCGTCCACCATCCCCCTGAATCCCCAAAAGAGTCTCGTGTTCCCATTCTAAATAAGGAAACTGGGGAGCAGAAAAGGCAGCTGACCTGCACAGGTTCAACCCGCGCCTTAACTGAGCTCCGACTCAAACTCCCAGTCTGCCGGCTGGGCTCCCCGTGTGTCCCCACCCAACCACAGATCAAAGACTGCAAAAGCTCCACCGGCCGCGGGGTCATTAGAGAAATTTGTGCTGACCCAGACTCCCCTGATTTTAAAGAAACCAAATCTTCAAATGGAGCAGAGTCTTAGACTGGCTTTAAAAGCCTCCAGACCCCGCGCAGCTCCCGTGGTGGCCCGCTCCCTGGAATGTACTGGCTTTGCTATCAAGCCCTATTGATGGATGAATTTATCTGGGACGCACTGAAACTCTCAAAAGCTTGCAACCTGGGTCGGCAGCACAACCTTTGCCGCTTCATCCCCCATCCAGGAAAAATCCACTCCCTCCTGCCAGTGTAGACCAGCCAGCAGAAACTCAGCCAGCAGGAGTGATGCGGAGCAGTGCTCAAGGAAAAGACCAACCCTCTCAGGAAGGTCTGCCCTCGGGGGTAATAGTGGGCAAGCCCCGCTGAGACCCTGGGGCTAGAGAAGGTGGTGCTGGGCTCAGAGGGGCGCCAGTGAATAGCCAGTATGCTAAACAGCACGCACTTGCATCTGCTGTCTGGGCCGCCACAGCTGGGACACTTTTGTTCTTCGGAAGCAGTGGGACTAAGGAGGAGGGGGTTGCGGAGAGCAGAGAGGAAACTCAACCCCGAGAAATCAGAGGGAGAGGGCCCTGGGAGGGGGTCCTGCTTATTATCACCTGCAGTTTCAAGTTCGTTTGTTGGAGGAGCCGCTATGGGCAGGGATGGGCCTGTGCACCCAGACCCCAGCTCCCAGTGGATctggagcccagagcccaggctctggccGCAAAGCAGTTACCATGTGTTGAGAGCATCTGCACAATCTTATGTAATCCTCACAATGGCTCTCTCGGAGATAGGTACTATTgcaatccccattttacagatgaggaaactgaggctctgagacaTGACACAATATCCCCAAGGCCATCTGGCCTTAAAGGCCAGGACTTCAACCCAAGTGCACTGACTCTGCCTCATGGGATTTTACCCATTGAGGCTCCTCAAACCTACTTGTTATTAAAGCCAGTGTCTTTGTGTGACTGCCAGAGGGAATTCTGAATGGTTTGGAGATTATCATCCCCAACAACTTCGGACACAAACCAGAACATCTTGGGTTGTATCTACAACattattgttgttgctgctgctaccATTACTGTCCCCTGTTATTTCTCTTCTGAGACCCCTGAAGGTGGTTGGAAGGTGCTTGGCCTTGCGCTCTATCTAAGGGATTCAGGGGTCTTCTACTGCCCTCTGCCCAAGCCCAAGCTAACGAACAGGCTCTAGTGAGCCCCTGTGGGTACTGATGAGTCATGGTGTAGCCCTTAACCTCCAGACCCTTAGGATTTTCAGCTCAGGGCAGGAAGATGGTACTTAAATGCTGCTTGCCTCCAGGCCAAAATTCCTGCAACATGTATGGAGTGTAAAGAGGCCTGGGTTAAAATCCAACTTcaccactcaccagctgtgtagccttggaaaagtcactttgcctctctgagcctttgtgTCCTCATCTGTACTCTGTAAGGATAGATCTTCCTCACAGGGTTGTccgaggattaaatgacataatccTTTGTGCACTTCACCAGGAGCCTGATGCACGATAAGCACTATGATACATTTACTGCTCTTATTAGTGGTAGATTAATTTTCACAAGATAAATTGTTCTGGTTCTCCTCATAGAGAGAAGGAAGCAAACCCAGAGAAGATGAGTAACTTGCTCACAGTCAGACATTAAGTGGTAGAGCAGAAATTCAAACCCAGTTATGTCAGAGTTTAGAGTCCTGATTTACCTCAGTCTGCACTGTCTCCGCCGAAGAGAATCTTCTCGAAATGGTTGTTGACTAGGTGTGGAAAATCTAGGTTATTCTAAGTCAGTGGAACCAGGTGTTCTGTTGCCTTCTGGGGCTTCCATTTACTTTGGTTGCTGATGTGTGGCACACTGCAACTGCTAAGTAcctgtttattaaataaaaataatactaagtaGCATTTCTAGAACATCTGCTGTGGGCTAGACAGTGACAGTGGACCAGGTGTTTTACCCAAGTGATCGCATTTAACCCTTAAAACAATCCTAGGAAGTAGATCTCATTCTGAAGATGAGAAATTTGAGGTTTGGGGACTTTAAATAACATAGCAACACAGGGTATGAATTGGAATCTAGATGTTCTGACTCCAGAGAGGGGAAAACCTAATATGAGCTGAGCAGTGTACTTGGGacattatgtatattttctcGCTCAGTCCTCTTAATCttataaaacagttttttttttatttttaaaatatttatttatttatttatttttggctgcgttgggtcttcgttgctgcgcgcgggctttctctagttgcagtgaacaggggctactcttcattgaggtgcgtaggcagtggcttctcttattgcagagcacgggctctaggcgcgcgggcttcagtagttgtggcacgcgggttcagtagttatggctcgtcggctctagagcacaggctctgtacttgtggtacacgggcttagttgctccgtggcatgtgggatcttcccggaccagggctcgaacccatgtcccctgcattggcaggcggattcttaaccactgcaccaccagggaagcccataaaacagttttgaaagaaaacactAAGCCTCGGCAACTTTAAAGTGTAATTTGCCCAAGTTTACATAGATGTCTGCAGACAACAGTTCTCCATCTACCAGCCCAGGGTACTCCAATCTGCTTCCAAAGCTGAGCTCTTCAACCAAGGTTGGGGTAGCTCTGCAGAGACGGGGCAGACATGGTTATGGGCGGTGAGTTCGCACACAAAATGTGACTTCTCCCATGAGGAGGCCAGGCAAACTTGATATCTCCTGGTCTCTCTGAGGGAGGGAACATCAGTGATATTTACTGAGAGGACAATGATGTGTCTGCAGGTAAGATGAACACAAAGAGATAAACCAGGGTTGAGATGGTCAGAAGGCCTGCAAGCCTGCTCTCTGCCTGCAAGCATGCAGGAAAGAGCCTGGCCTCCCTCCCTCAGAGAGA encodes the following:
- the TLX3 gene encoding T-cell leukemia homeobox protein 3 yields the protein MEAPASAQTPHPHEPISFGIDQILNSPDQDSAPAPRGPDGANYLGGPPGGRPGATYPSLPTSFAGLGAPFEDAGSYSVNLSLAPAGVIRVPAHRPLPGAVPPPLPSALPAMPSVPTVSSLGGLNFPWMESSRRFVKDRFTAAAALTPFTVTRRIGHPYQNRTPPKRKKPRTSFSRVQICELEKRFHRQKYLASAERAALAKSLKMTDAQVKTWFQNRRTKWRRQTAEEREAERQQASRLMLQLQHDAFQKSLNDSIQPDPLCLHNSSLFALQNLQPWEEDSSKVPAVTSLV